CGCGTCGAGGTGCCCTCCGGTTCGCGGATCCAGGTCGACTACACCGACCATCCGGTCCTGCCGGTGAAGCTGCAGGAGGTGTTCGGCTGGTCGGAGGCCCCGCGCATCGCCGACGGCCGGGTCCCGCTGGTGCTGCACCTGCTGTCCCCGGCCGGGCGTCCGGCCGCGGTGACCTCGGACCTGCGGTCCTTCTGGGCCAACGGGTACCACCAGGTGCGCGCGGAACTGCGTGGGCGCTACCCGAAGCACCCGTGGCCGGAGGACCCCACCACGGCCACCCCCACCCGCCGCACCAAGCGCTCCTGACCCGGCGACGGACCCCGGCGCACCGACACCGGCGGACGAGGTCCCTGCGTCGTGCGCGGGGTCCACGCAACTCCCACGGGGACCAGACGTCCGACTCCCGGGAGAGGCGTCCCGCCGAGTGCCGGAGTCGTGGGCGGGAGCTCAGCGGGGGATGGAGGTGTGCTTGAACTCGTTGAGCTCGGGCCAGCCGGTGAGCAGGTCCACCACCCGCTCCACCGCCGTGATCGACTTCTGCGGGTCCGCCCCCGCCGGAGCCCGGTCCATCAGGCGCACGAAGACCGCCTGGTCACCGGCGATGAAGGTCGGCACGCCCCAGACGTCGTGCGAGGCGACGTACTGCTCGTGCTCCGCGCGCACCTGCTCCAGCGCGGCACCGCTGTCGATGCGTTCGAACACCGCGTCGGCGGGCACGTCGTGGGCGCTGAGCACCCGCTCCACCACCGACCGGTCCTCCAGGTGCAGGCCCTCGTCGTGGCGGGCGGCGAACAGCGCCCGGTGCACGGCCGGGAACTGCTCCGGGTACTCGTCGCGGACCACGACACCCGCCTGCAGCGCGGTGATCCCGCTGTCCTGCCCGGGCTGGTCCCAGACGCTCGGCTGTCCCTCCTCGACGTGTGCCTGGCCGAGCGAGAACGGCAGGAAGCCGACCTGCCAGTCGGCGCCTGCGGCCAGGCCGGTGAGCACGTGCTCGTGCGCGTTGCGCGCGAACGGGCACCGGTAGTCCCAGGTGATCGCGAACGTGGACGTCATGGCCGGTCAGCACCTCCGATCGGTGGGGCGGGCGTCGGTGCCCGTCGCCTGCGGACCTCGTAGCCGGCGAGCACCACCGCCAGGGTGACCAAGCTGAGCCAGAACTGCGACCGGGTGTCCGGCAGGACCGCCATCGCGGCGATCACCACGACCACCAGTGCGATGGTCAGGTAGCTCAGCCAGGGGAAGAACCACATCGTCAGCGGCAGCTGCGCGGGGTCGGCCTGCCGCCGCAACCGCACCTGCGAGACCGCGATGATGACGTACACGAACAGCGCCACCGCGCCGCAGGAGTTCACCAGGAACGCGAAGACCAGGTCGGGGGAGACGTAGGCGGCGAACACCGACAGGTACCCGACGACGGTCCCGGCCAGCAGCGCGCGGCGCGGCACACCGCTGCGGCTGAGCTTGGTGAGCCCGCTCGGCGCACCACCCCGCCGGGTCAGCGCGAACAGCATCCGCGACGAGGTGTGGAGCGCGGAGTTCAGGCGGGACAGCACGGCGGTCAGCACGAGGGCGTTCATGATCGTCGCGGCACCGGGGACGTGCAGCGCCCGCAGCGCGGCGGTGTACGGGCTCACCTCGACCTCCGGGGAGTCCCACGGCACCAGCGTGACCACGACCAGCACCGAGAGCACGGAGAAGGCGACCACGCGCAGGACGATCGAGCGCATCGCCCTCGCCACCGCGCGGCGCGGTTCGGTCGACTCCGCGGCGGCGATGGTGACGATCTCCGCCCC
This region of Saccharopolyspora hordei genomic DNA includes:
- a CDS encoding DsbA family protein, translated to MTSTFAITWDYRCPFARNAHEHVLTGLAAGADWQVGFLPFSLGQAHVEEGQPSVWDQPGQDSGITALQAGVVVRDEYPEQFPAVHRALFAARHDEGLHLEDRSVVERVLSAHDVPADAVFERIDSGAALEQVRAEHEQYVASHDVWGVPTFIAGDQAVFVRLMDRAPAGADPQKSITAVERVVDLLTGWPELNEFKHTSIPR
- a CDS encoding amino acid permease, with amino-acid sequence MLVAVVPCVGFVVGAEIVTIAAAESTEPRRAVARAMRSIVLRVVAFSVLSVLVVVTLVPWDSPEVEVSPYTAALRALHVPGAATIMNALVLTAVLSRLNSALHTSSRMLFALTRRGGAPSGLTKLSRSGVPRRALLAGTVVGYLSVFAAYVSPDLVFAFLVNSCGAVALFVYVIIAVSQVRLRRQADPAQLPLTMWFFPWLSYLTIALVVVVIAAMAVLPDTRSQFWLSLVTLAVVLAGYEVRRRRAPTPAPPIGGADRP